In the Mycolicibacter sp. MU0102 genome, one interval contains:
- a CDS encoding MFS transporter, which produces MMLGFFVILVDSTIVAVANPSIMSALDIGYDTVIWVTSAYLLGYAVPLLVAGRLGDQFGPKNLYLIGLAVFTAASLWCGLAGGIEMLIAARAVQGVGAALLTPQTLSVITRTFPPHRRGAAMSVWGATAGVATLIGPLAGGVLVDRLGWEWIFFVNVPIGAIGLVLAIVLVPDLPVHRHRFDILGVALSGVGMFLLVFALQEGESQGWAPWIWAQIFGGICCMAVFVYWQAVTDGEPLVPLHIFRDLDFGLANVGVAVIGFAVTGMVLPVMFYAQAVCQMSPTRSALLTAPMAIASGVLAPIVGKIVDRAHPRAVVGFGFSVLAIGLTWLSIEMTPVTPIWRLVLPFAVIGVGMAFIWSPLAATATRNLPPHLAGAGSGVYNATRQVGAVLGSAGMAAFMTSRIAADLPPMPGGPQHEHVSAVLQLPEFLHEPFAAAMSEATLLPAFVALFGVVAALFMVGYVIDPDRRRTSRSDRGADADDFGDFDDFDQFDDLDEDPGNARAPERVSVSRRFHALQAEPEADERTDPIPVVAPRAPQARRVQDPATEPLTVEIPPVSAVIAEPEPVALHHNGFDVDAEHRLRPLTNGAAVPDVLAKFGITGNSPTRRNRHYREDPDDTDAFGRHSQRDSWF; this is translated from the coding sequence ATGATGCTCGGCTTCTTCGTGATCCTGGTGGATTCCACGATCGTGGCCGTCGCCAATCCGAGCATCATGTCGGCGCTCGACATCGGCTACGACACGGTGATCTGGGTTACCAGTGCCTACCTGCTGGGCTACGCGGTACCGCTGCTGGTCGCTGGTCGTCTCGGAGACCAGTTCGGGCCCAAGAACCTGTACCTGATCGGGCTGGCGGTGTTCACCGCGGCGTCGCTGTGGTGCGGTCTGGCCGGGGGCATCGAGATGCTGATCGCCGCCCGAGCAGTCCAAGGCGTCGGCGCCGCTCTGTTGACCCCGCAAACCCTGTCGGTGATCACCCGCACGTTCCCTCCGCATCGGCGCGGCGCGGCCATGAGCGTGTGGGGCGCGACCGCCGGGGTTGCCACGTTGATCGGGCCGCTGGCCGGCGGCGTGCTGGTCGACCGGCTGGGCTGGGAGTGGATCTTCTTCGTCAACGTCCCCATCGGGGCCATCGGACTGGTCCTGGCCATCGTGCTGGTCCCCGACCTGCCGGTGCACCGCCACCGCTTCGACATCCTCGGCGTGGCGCTGTCGGGGGTCGGAATGTTCCTGCTGGTCTTCGCCCTGCAGGAAGGTGAGTCGCAGGGGTGGGCGCCGTGGATCTGGGCGCAGATCTTCGGCGGTATCTGCTGCATGGCGGTTTTCGTCTACTGGCAGGCCGTCACCGACGGCGAGCCGTTGGTCCCGCTGCACATCTTCCGCGACCTCGACTTCGGGCTGGCCAACGTCGGTGTGGCCGTCATCGGCTTCGCGGTCACCGGGATGGTGCTGCCGGTGATGTTCTACGCGCAGGCGGTGTGCCAGATGTCACCCACCCGTTCCGCGCTGCTGACCGCCCCGATGGCGATCGCCAGCGGAGTGCTGGCACCGATTGTGGGAAAGATCGTCGACCGCGCTCATCCCCGGGCGGTGGTCGGATTCGGCTTCTCGGTACTGGCGATCGGGCTCACCTGGCTGTCCATCGAGATGACACCGGTGACCCCCATCTGGCGGCTGGTGCTGCCGTTTGCGGTCATCGGGGTCGGCATGGCGTTCATCTGGTCGCCGCTGGCGGCCACCGCCACCCGCAACCTTCCGCCGCACCTGGCCGGTGCCGGGTCCGGGGTCTACAACGCGACGCGCCAGGTCGGGGCGGTGTTGGGCAGCGCGGGTATGGCCGCTTTCATGACGTCGAGGATCGCCGCCGACCTGCCGCCGATGCCGGGTGGTCCGCAACACGAGCATGTTTCTGCGGTCCTGCAACTGCCCGAGTTCCTGCACGAGCCGTTCGCGGCGGCGATGTCGGAGGCGACGCTGTTGCCCGCATTTGTGGCGCTGTTCGGTGTGGTGGCCGCGCTGTTCATGGTCGGCTATGTCATCGACCCGGACCGCCGGAGGACCAGCCGGAGCGACCGCGGCGCCGATGCCGACGATTTCGGTGACTTCGACGACTTCGATCAATTCGACGACCTCGATGAGGACCCCGGTAACGCCAGAGCCCCTGAACGCGTCAGCGTGTCCCGACGCTTCCACGCCCTGCAGGCCGAACCTGAGGCCGACGAGCGCACTGACCCGATCCCGGTTGTCGCGCCGAGGGCTCCTCAGGCCCGACGTGTGCAGGACCCTGCCACCGAACCGCTGACTGTCGAGATTCCGCCGGTGTCGGCGGTGATTGCGGAGCCCGAGCCGGTAGCACTGCACCACAACGGTTTTGACGTCGATGCGGAACACCGCCTGCGTCCGCTCACCAACGGGGCTGCGGTGCCCGACGTGCTGGCCAAATTCGGGATCACCGGCAACAGTCCGACCCGCCGAAATCGGCACTATCGCGAGGACCCTGACGACACCGATGCCTTCGGGCGGCACTCGCAGCGCGACAGTTGGTTCTAA
- a CDS encoding LppP/LprE family lipoprotein, which produces MPDVPSAVKSSVLIAALAAALLAGCGSGDSTVAKTPENTSPAAAPPEAPPATTGPATSNSPAPADPCAINLAAPAIAKAVSELPHDPRSKQPWSPEPLAGNYNACADISAVIVKANTNAEHPSTRAVLFHRGEFLPQAVPDTYGFSGIDVAQSTGDTVALRNASGIPGLAGIVKFHWNGNGVDIVGNTTR; this is translated from the coding sequence GTGCCCGATGTGCCGAGTGCCGTCAAATCCTCAGTACTGATCGCCGCACTGGCCGCAGCTCTGCTGGCCGGTTGCGGTTCGGGCGACTCCACCGTCGCCAAGACCCCGGAGAACACCAGCCCGGCCGCCGCACCGCCGGAGGCGCCGCCCGCCACCACCGGGCCTGCCACGTCGAACAGCCCCGCCCCCGCCGACCCGTGCGCAATCAACCTGGCCGCGCCGGCGATCGCCAAGGCCGTCTCCGAGCTGCCTCACGATCCGCGCAGTAAGCAGCCGTGGAGCCCGGAGCCGCTGGCCGGCAACTACAACGCCTGTGCAGACATCTCGGCGGTGATCGTCAAGGCCAACACCAACGCCGAACACCCCAGTACGCGTGCGGTGCTGTTTCACCGCGGCGAATTCCTTCCCCAAGCGGTGCCGGACACCTATGGGTTCAGCGGAATCGACGTGGCGCAGTCCACCGGCGACACGGTGGCGCTGCGAAACGCCAGCGGCATACCGGGGTTGGCCGGGATCGTGAAATTCCACTGGAACGGCAATGGGGTGGACATCGTCGGCAACACCACCCGGTAA
- a CDS encoding DEAD/DEAH box helicase, whose amino-acid sequence MTSPDTPAEPFPDTTGSLSDPPTPTFADLQIHPSVLKAVAEVGYETPSAIQAATIPALLEGSDVVGLAQTGTGKTAAFAIPILSRIDTTSKATQALVLAPTRELALQVAEAFGRYGAHLPRINVLPIYGGASYTVQLSGLKRGAQVVVGTPGRVIDHLERGSLDLSHLDYLVLDEADEMLQMGFAEDVERILADTPEYKQVALFSATMPSAIRRITSRYLHDPVEVTVKAKTTTAENITQRYIEVAGPRKMDALTRVLEVEPFEAMIVFVRTKQATEEVAEKLRARGFSAAAINGDIAQAQRERTITALKNGNIDILVATDVAARGLDVERISHVVNYDIPNDPEAYVHRIGRTGRAGRSGTALLFVNPRERHLLRLIEKVTRQKLVEAELPSVEDVNAQRVAKFADAITNHLSASGIELFRRLVEDYSREHNVPMADIAAALALQSRDGEAFLMVEPPPDKRRDRAKPDRDGGRDDRRGDRKGPPKDGFATYRIAVGKRHKVNPGAIVGALANEGGLHRSDFGNISIKVDHSLVELPAKLAGKTLKALEQTRIQGQLINLRRERPSGKPDRRGEGGFRKRTE is encoded by the coding sequence ATGACCTCGCCTGATACCCCCGCTGAGCCGTTCCCGGACACCACTGGGTCCCTGTCGGACCCACCCACCCCAACTTTCGCCGACCTGCAGATCCACCCCTCGGTGCTGAAGGCCGTCGCCGAGGTGGGCTACGAGACGCCCTCGGCGATTCAGGCCGCCACCATTCCAGCCCTGCTGGAGGGTTCCGACGTGGTCGGGCTGGCCCAGACCGGGACCGGCAAGACCGCGGCGTTCGCGATTCCGATCCTGTCGCGCATCGACACCACCAGCAAAGCGACCCAGGCGCTGGTGCTCGCGCCCACCCGCGAGTTGGCGCTGCAGGTCGCCGAGGCATTCGGCCGCTACGGTGCGCATCTGCCCCGGATCAACGTGCTGCCGATCTACGGCGGCGCGTCCTACACCGTGCAGCTGTCCGGTCTGAAGCGTGGCGCGCAGGTCGTGGTCGGCACTCCGGGCCGGGTCATCGATCACCTGGAACGCGGCAGCCTGGACTTGTCGCACCTGGATTACCTGGTGCTCGACGAGGCCGACGAGATGCTGCAGATGGGATTCGCCGAGGATGTCGAGCGCATCCTGGCCGACACCCCCGAGTACAAGCAGGTGGCCCTGTTCTCGGCGACCATGCCCTCGGCGATTCGCCGCATCACCAGCCGCTACCTGCACGACCCGGTCGAAGTCACCGTCAAGGCGAAAACCACCACGGCGGAGAACATCACCCAGCGCTACATCGAGGTCGCCGGGCCACGCAAGATGGACGCCCTGACCCGGGTGCTCGAAGTCGAACCCTTCGAAGCGATGATCGTCTTCGTCCGCACCAAGCAGGCCACCGAAGAGGTCGCCGAAAAGCTGCGCGCCCGAGGGTTTTCCGCCGCGGCGATCAACGGTGACATCGCGCAGGCGCAGCGGGAACGGACCATCACCGCACTGAAGAACGGCAACATCGACATCCTGGTCGCCACCGATGTCGCCGCCCGCGGACTGGACGTGGAACGGATCTCCCACGTCGTCAACTACGACATTCCCAACGACCCCGAGGCCTATGTGCACCGGATCGGGCGCACCGGCCGAGCCGGGCGCTCGGGAACCGCGCTGCTGTTCGTCAACCCGCGGGAACGCCACCTGCTCCGGTTGATCGAGAAGGTGACTCGGCAGAAACTGGTCGAGGCTGAGCTGCCCAGCGTCGAGGACGTCAATGCTCAGCGGGTCGCCAAGTTCGCCGACGCGATCACCAACCACCTCAGTGCGTCGGGCATTGAGTTGTTCCGCCGCCTGGTCGAGGACTACAGCCGCGAGCACAACGTGCCGATGGCCGACATTGCCGCCGCGCTTGCGCTGCAGTCTCGCGACGGCGAGGCGTTCCTGATGGTGGAACCGCCGCCGGACAAACGACGTGACCGCGCCAAGCCGGATCGTGACGGCGGCCGCGACGACCGCAGAGGCGACCGCAAGGGCCCGCCGAAGGACGGCTTCGCTACCTACCGGATTGCGGTCGGCAAGCGGCACAAGGTCAACCCCGGGGCGATCGTAGGGGCGCTGGCCAACGAAGGTGGCTTGCACCGCAGCGATTTCGGCAACATCAGCATCAAGGTGGACCACTCACTGGTAGAGCTGCCGGCCAAACTCGCCGGCAAGACCCTCAAGGCGTTGGAACAGACCCGAATTCAGGGCCAGCTGATCAATCTGCGCCGTGAACGGCCGTCCGGCAAACCCGATCGTCGCGGCGAAGGTGGGTTCCGGAAACGGACCGAATGA
- a CDS encoding acyltransferase family protein, which translates to MTLPRDEVAQGGLEQVAGVDRVASLTGVRAVAAILVVGTHAAYTTGKYTHGYAGLLGSRMEIGVPIFFVLSGFLLFQPWVRATALGRPDPSVRRYAWHRVRRIMPAYVVTVLLAYVIYHYRTAGPNPGHNWIGLLRNLTLTQIYTDNYMFGYLHQGLTQMWSLAVEVAFYVVLPLLAYATLVWLCRRQWRPGLLLAGLVAAAAITPAWLTLVHTTDFLPDGARLWLPGYLAWFIAGMMLTVLQAMGVRCYGFVAIPLALICYLIASTPIAGEPTTSPAKLSEALVKAGFYAVIAALMVAPLALGNRGWYARLLASRPMVWLGEISYEIFLVHLVLMEVVMVEVLHTPVYTGSMLALFVVTMLVTVPVSWLLHRLTRVRS; encoded by the coding sequence ATGACCTTGCCGCGCGACGAGGTCGCCCAGGGCGGGCTCGAGCAGGTCGCCGGAGTGGATCGGGTCGCGTCGCTGACCGGTGTGCGTGCGGTCGCCGCGATCCTGGTGGTCGGAACCCATGCGGCCTACACCACCGGCAAGTACACCCACGGCTACGCGGGGTTGCTGGGCTCCCGGATGGAGATCGGGGTGCCGATCTTCTTCGTGCTCTCCGGTTTTCTGCTGTTTCAGCCGTGGGTGCGGGCTACCGCATTAGGACGGCCGGACCCGTCGGTGCGCCGTTACGCCTGGCACCGGGTGCGACGCATCATGCCCGCCTATGTCGTCACGGTGCTGCTGGCCTATGTGATCTACCACTACCGCACCGCCGGCCCGAACCCCGGCCACAACTGGATCGGGTTGCTGCGAAATCTGACGCTGACCCAGATCTACACCGACAACTACATGTTCGGCTATCTGCACCAGGGACTCACCCAGATGTGGAGCCTCGCAGTCGAAGTCGCCTTCTATGTGGTGCTTCCCCTGCTGGCCTATGCGACATTGGTCTGGCTGTGCCGCCGGCAGTGGCGGCCGGGTCTGCTGCTGGCCGGGTTGGTTGCGGCTGCGGCGATCACGCCGGCCTGGTTGACGCTCGTACACACGACCGACTTCCTGCCCGACGGCGCCCGACTGTGGCTTCCGGGTTATCTGGCCTGGTTCATCGCCGGGATGATGCTCACGGTGCTGCAGGCGATGGGCGTGCGCTGCTACGGCTTCGTGGCAATTCCGTTGGCGCTCATCTGCTATCTGATCGCTTCGACACCGATCGCCGGGGAGCCCACCACTTCGCCGGCGAAACTGTCCGAGGCGCTGGTCAAGGCCGGGTTCTACGCCGTGATCGCCGCGCTGATGGTGGCGCCGCTGGCGTTGGGCAATCGCGGTTGGTACGCGCGGCTACTGGCGAGCCGGCCGATGGTGTGGCTGGGGGAGATCTCCTACGAGATCTTCCTGGTTCACCTAGTGCTGATGGAGGTGGTGATGGTGGAGGTGCTGCACACCCCGGTCTACACCGGCTCGATGCTGGCGCTGTTCGTGGTCACCATGCTGGTCACCGTGCCGGTGTCCTGGCTGCTGCACCGGCTCACCCGGGTGCGGAGTTAA
- a CDS encoding TetR/AcrR family transcriptional regulator, translating into MAGRAWLSDQRGELAAEKILDAAEKLFAQQDPGSVGMTEIARAAGCSRATLYRYFESRDALHTAYVHRWANALYLELTRRLAGIDDPADRLVAGITESLALVRGNPALVSWFAETGPPIGAAMAAQSDVITVMVASFLSALDTDDNDAIQQRARWVVRVVTSMLSFPGRDADDEREMLTQFVVPVVVSPGRLNSAPG; encoded by the coding sequence ATGGCCGGGCGGGCCTGGCTGTCCGATCAGCGCGGTGAGCTGGCCGCCGAGAAGATTCTCGATGCGGCCGAGAAGCTGTTCGCGCAGCAGGACCCGGGTTCGGTGGGCATGACTGAGATTGCCCGCGCCGCAGGCTGCTCGCGTGCCACGCTGTATCGCTACTTCGAGAGCCGCGACGCACTGCACACCGCCTACGTGCACCGGTGGGCCAATGCGCTTTATCTCGAGCTGACCCGACGGCTGGCCGGCATCGACGATCCGGCGGATCGGCTGGTCGCCGGGATCACCGAATCGCTGGCACTGGTGCGCGGCAATCCGGCGCTGGTGTCATGGTTCGCCGAGACCGGACCACCGATCGGTGCCGCGATGGCCGCGCAGTCCGATGTCATCACCGTGATGGTCGCGTCGTTTTTGTCCGCATTGGACACCGATGACAACGACGCGATTCAGCAACGCGCCCGATGGGTGGTGCGGGTGGTGACGTCGATGCTGAGCTTCCCGGGGCGCGACGCCGACGACGAGCGGGAAATGCTGACGCAGTTCGTGGTGCCGGTAGTGGTCTCGCCGGGGCGACTTAACTCCGCACCCGGGTGA
- a CDS encoding cytochrome P450: protein MTTTMSHPKFELCNADTWPNPWPMYAALRDHDPVHHVIPENAPNQDYYVLSRHADIWAAAADHETFSSAQGLTVNYGELEMIGLADNPPMVMQDPPVHTEFRKLVARGFMPRQVELLEPKVREFVIERLERLQANGGKGDIVAELFKPLPSMVVAHYLGVPEEDRSQFDRWTEAVVAATVSEDGVASAGDAIGEMMAYFSGLIERRRTDPQDDTVSHLVAAGVGADGDIKGLLSVLAFTFTMVTGGNDTTTGMLGGSVQLLQRNPDQRQLLVDKPELIRDAVEELLRLTSPVQGLARTTTRDVTIGDTTIPADRKVLLLYGSGNRDERQFGPDAAELNVQRKPHQILAFSYGAHHCIGNQAAKMQARVALEELLARCPNYTIDESGIVWAGGSYVRRPLSVPFTVGS from the coding sequence ATGACGACCACGATGTCTCATCCGAAGTTTGAACTCTGCAACGCCGACACCTGGCCCAACCCCTGGCCGATGTACGCCGCGCTGCGCGACCACGACCCGGTCCACCACGTGATCCCGGAGAACGCGCCCAACCAGGACTACTACGTGCTGTCCCGGCACGCCGACATCTGGGCGGCCGCCGCCGACCACGAGACCTTCTCCTCGGCGCAAGGCCTGACCGTCAACTACGGCGAGCTGGAGATGATCGGCTTGGCCGACAACCCGCCGATGGTGATGCAGGATCCGCCGGTACACACCGAGTTTCGCAAGCTGGTGGCCCGTGGCTTCATGCCGCGGCAGGTGGAGTTGCTCGAGCCCAAGGTGCGCGAATTCGTCATCGAGCGCCTCGAGCGGCTGCAGGCCAACGGCGGCAAGGGGGATATCGTCGCCGAGCTGTTCAAGCCTCTGCCCTCGATGGTGGTCGCGCACTACCTGGGTGTACCCGAGGAAGACCGCAGCCAGTTCGACCGCTGGACCGAGGCGGTCGTCGCGGCCACCGTCAGCGAAGACGGCGTCGCCTCGGCCGGTGACGCGATCGGCGAAATGATGGCCTACTTCAGCGGGCTCATCGAACGCCGCCGCACCGACCCGCAGGACGACACGGTCTCGCATCTGGTGGCAGCCGGAGTGGGCGCCGACGGTGACATCAAGGGGCTGCTGTCGGTGCTGGCGTTCACCTTCACCATGGTGACCGGCGGCAACGACACGACGACCGGAATGCTCGGCGGCTCGGTGCAACTGCTGCAGCGAAACCCCGATCAGCGCCAGCTGCTGGTGGACAAGCCCGAACTGATCCGCGACGCCGTCGAGGAGTTGCTGCGGCTGACCTCCCCCGTGCAGGGCCTGGCCCGCACCACCACCCGCGATGTCACCATCGGCGACACCACAATTCCGGCGGACCGCAAAGTGCTGCTGCTCTACGGCTCGGGCAACCGCGACGAACGCCAGTTCGGGCCGGACGCTGCCGAGCTCAACGTGCAACGCAAGCCGCACCAGATCCTCGCCTTCAGCTACGGCGCCCACCACTGCATCGGCAACCAGGCGGCGAAGATGCAGGCCCGCGTGGCGCTGGAAGAGCTGCTGGCCCGCTGCCCGAACTACACGATCGACGAATCCGGGATCGTCTGGGCCGGCGGCAGTTACGTGCGACGCCCGCTGTCGGTGCCCTTCACCGTCGGATCATGA
- a CDS encoding DUF3237 domain-containing protein produces the protein MTPPGLEFFATFSVQVGTHLEIGTTLEGHRRIVPITGGTVRGPRISGNILPGGADFQVAQAPDLVLLEANYAVQLDDGDRIYVTNRGVRSGLSSDMTAVAEGQPVDPRRLYFRCTPQVHATSSTWAWLDRSIFVATGERHPDHVQLKVFRLT, from the coding sequence GTGACACCGCCCGGCCTGGAATTCTTCGCCACCTTCTCGGTGCAAGTAGGCACCCATCTCGAGATCGGCACCACCCTGGAAGGCCACCGCAGAATCGTCCCGATCACCGGAGGTACGGTCCGCGGACCACGCATTTCGGGCAACATCCTCCCCGGCGGGGCCGATTTCCAAGTCGCACAGGCTCCAGACCTTGTTCTGCTCGAAGCCAATTACGCCGTCCAACTCGACGATGGCGATCGCATCTATGTCACCAATCGCGGTGTCCGTAGCGGCCTGTCGAGCGACATGACGGCCGTCGCCGAAGGGCAGCCGGTCGACCCGAGGCGACTGTACTTTCGGTGCACACCGCAGGTGCACGCCACCAGCAGCACCTGGGCATGGCTGGACCGCAGCATTTTCGTCGCTACCGGCGAGCGCCACCCCGACCACGTCCAACTGAAAGTGTTCCGCCTCACCTGA
- a CDS encoding alpha/beta fold hydrolase, with amino-acid sequence MGANTAQARSEDASASRRSPLLLLHGVTNSARIWETVAPLLADEFDLIIPTAAGHRGGPPAHRNTTISHLVDDAERLLDACDLNTVHVAGNSMGGFIAIELARRGRALSVCALSPAGFWTPGEPDYNRATRTIRRARTRAKRYGTPARLAMRSPILRRLILRDAAEHAERLATESALGIVADLIECTAAETLLMTSESIAPLDPLPCPITLAWSGQDRIFPPSINGLIARTRLPGAHYLELKGVGHVPMIDEPQRCSDVIRATARGEPIAGQARR; translated from the coding sequence ATGGGCGCCAACACGGCCCAAGCTCGCAGCGAAGACGCATCGGCCAGCCGACGTAGCCCCCTGCTGCTTCTGCATGGGGTGACAAATTCGGCACGAATCTGGGAGACCGTTGCGCCACTTCTGGCCGACGAATTTGATCTCATCATCCCGACGGCAGCTGGACATCGGGGCGGCCCACCAGCCCATCGAAACACCACGATTAGCCACCTTGTCGATGACGCAGAACGCCTGCTCGATGCATGCGACTTGAATACTGTCCACGTCGCCGGCAATTCGATGGGCGGCTTCATCGCTATCGAATTGGCCCGCCGCGGCCGCGCACTCAGTGTGTGCGCTCTCTCGCCGGCCGGCTTCTGGACACCCGGCGAGCCCGACTACAACCGGGCCACACGTACCATCCGGCGCGCACGCACTCGCGCCAAGCGCTATGGGACGCCGGCAAGGCTGGCGATGAGATCGCCCATCCTCAGACGGTTGATCCTGCGCGACGCAGCAGAACATGCCGAACGACTCGCGACTGAATCGGCGCTCGGCATCGTGGCGGATCTCATCGAATGCACCGCAGCCGAAACACTCCTGATGACCAGTGAGTCCATCGCCCCGCTCGATCCCCTACCGTGCCCGATCACGTTGGCCTGGTCGGGTCAAGACCGGATCTTCCCGCCCTCGATCAACGGTCTCATCGCGCGAACCCGGTTACCCGGCGCCCACTACCTGGAACTCAAGGGCGTCGGCCATGTACCCATGATCGACGAGCCGCAGCGCTGCTCCGATGTCATCCGCGCGACCGCCCGGGGTGAACCAATCGCCGGCCAGGCACGTCGGTGA
- a CDS encoding phenolic acid decarboxylase, with protein MNTPAATHRNLGDPGKGLPGHRFLYTYANGWIYEMYVKNSTTIDYRIHTGHVGGRWVRDQHVDLVEIAPQVYKLSWTEPTGTCVVVNVMPTDRRLHGTIFFPEWIRQDGAKTVLYQNEHLDRMQQYRDQGPTYPIYVVPEFAEIQLYEYIGENDDTIISVAPSKLPATFLEKRN; from the coding sequence GTGAACACGCCCGCTGCCACCCACCGAAACCTCGGCGATCCTGGCAAAGGTCTACCAGGACACCGCTTCCTCTACACCTACGCCAACGGCTGGATCTACGAGATGTATGTCAAGAACTCGACGACGATCGACTATCGCATCCACACCGGCCACGTCGGCGGGCGATGGGTCCGCGACCAGCACGTCGACCTCGTCGAGATCGCCCCGCAGGTGTACAAGCTTTCGTGGACCGAGCCCACCGGCACCTGCGTGGTGGTCAACGTGATGCCGACAGACCGGCGACTGCACGGAACCATTTTCTTCCCCGAATGGATCCGCCAGGACGGCGCCAAGACGGTGCTGTACCAGAACGAACATCTGGACCGGATGCAGCAATACCGCGACCAAGGGCCCACATATCCCATCTATGTGGTGCCCGAGTTCGCCGAGATACAACTGTACGAATACATCGGCGAGAACGACGACACTATTATTTCAGTCGCACCATCGAAGCTGCCCGCGACATTCCTCGAGAAACGCAATTAA
- a CDS encoding MarR family winged helix-turn-helix transcriptional regulator — MSERIEQVAADLAREIGPLRRAMSRATRGAEGLPDLPENQIEVLRTAAGAPGITTSAVANLLQLARPTISNLLNSMRRDDLVELRRRTDDARIAEVHLTERARQLLARYDNAASALMNTALRELDATQQQAIAAAMPALVRLREILGEG, encoded by the coding sequence ATGTCGGAACGAATCGAACAGGTCGCCGCCGACCTGGCCCGCGAGATCGGGCCGTTGCGCCGTGCCATGTCGCGGGCAACGCGTGGCGCCGAGGGATTGCCGGACTTGCCCGAGAATCAGATCGAGGTCTTGCGTACGGCGGCGGGCGCACCGGGGATCACCACCAGCGCCGTGGCGAACCTCTTGCAACTTGCCCGTCCGACCATCAGCAACCTGCTCAACTCAATGCGCCGTGACGATCTGGTCGAGCTGCGGCGTCGGACCGATGATGCGCGAATCGCAGAGGTTCATCTCACCGAGCGTGCTCGCCAACTGCTAGCCAGGTACGACAACGCAGCGTCAGCGTTGATGAACACGGCCCTTCGCGAGCTGGACGCAACCCAGCAACAAGCCATCGCTGCCGCTATGCCGGCGTTGGTCAGGCTGCGCGAGATTCTGGGCGAGGGATGA